Proteins co-encoded in one Medicago truncatula cultivar Jemalong A17 chromosome 8, MtrunA17r5.0-ANR, whole genome shotgun sequence genomic window:
- the LOC11430429 gene encoding guanine nucleotide-binding protein subunit gamma 3 yields the protein MDGEYNSSTVSLTSKPLMCPKSPLPGFVDFHGKRKQMVKIQVLEKEIGLLQEELKSLEGLHPASRCCIELDAFVGSISDPFTPTRKHTISKSHYFGKKISLPWICCSYSCFPHKKIAKGCCSCCSSSNSRCFGNNCLKTKSTLSFACCCLCYSL from the exons ATGGATGGTGAATACAACTCTTCTACAGTGTCCTTAACATCGAAACCTTTGATGTGTCCCAAGTCACCACTTCCAGGGTTTGTGGATTTTCATGGAAAGAGGAAGCAGATGGTTAAGATTCAAGTTTTGGAGAAAGAAATTGGTTTGCTTCAG GAAGAGTTAAAATCACTAGAAGGACTCCACCCAGCTTCTAGATGCTGCATAGA GCTTGATGCCTTTGTAGGCTCTATTTCAGATCCCTTCACACCCAC AAGAAAGCACACAATCTCTAAATCCCATTACTTCGGGAAGAAGATCAG tCTTCCATGGATATGTTGCTCCTACAGTTGCTTTcctcataaaaaaattgcaaaaggtTGTTGTTCATGTTGTTCATCATCAAACTCCAGATGTTTTGGCAACAATTGCTTGAAGACTAAATCTACACTCTCCTTTGCTTGTTGCTGTTTGTGCTATTCTTTGTAA